Proteins found in one Luteimonas chenhongjianii genomic segment:
- a CDS encoding flavohemoglobin expression-modulating QEGLA motif protein, with amino-acid sequence MPHAIAHHAVLDARMVAATRGLRLLSLASWPAQTQQAFLGALAAGRRAMPVVRYPALDFSDARRELDAIAAAADRDHPLGAYIAESAQVWTITAQLLESLGSDRACGHAIALYGRPDVDLPGSTLTTRDAAGHFIRIANELDPRLLAAAERPTLDASTLQAQLQNDLDAYFGGRVITVELDPEMIAKAAAGAYRLRLRSDARYSIHDREQLLQHEAFVHSLTALNGREQSVLPSMAMSSPRTTCTQEGLAVFAEQITGSIDIDRMKRVSLRIEAIALALAGADFLQVFDYFRDEGQATNESFASAQRVFRGVPLTGGHAFTKDAVYLRGLIEVHTFFRQSLARRKLPLCRQLFAGKMTLDDVVRLSPLFEAGTLAPPRWLPPWLERAGGLAGMLAFSLFANRIRLDKL; translated from the coding sequence ATGCCCCACGCCATCGCCCACCACGCCGTCCTCGATGCGCGCATGGTCGCGGCCACTCGCGGGCTGCGGCTGCTGAGTCTGGCGAGCTGGCCGGCGCAGACCCAGCAGGCGTTCCTCGGTGCGCTCGCCGCCGGGCGGCGGGCGATGCCGGTGGTGCGCTACCCCGCGCTCGACTTCTCCGATGCCCGGCGCGAGCTGGACGCCATTGCCGCGGCCGCCGATCGCGACCACCCGCTGGGCGCCTACATCGCCGAATCGGCGCAGGTCTGGACCATCACCGCGCAGCTGCTCGAATCGCTCGGTTCCGACAGGGCATGTGGCCATGCGATCGCCCTGTACGGCCGCCCGGACGTGGACCTGCCCGGGAGCACGCTGACCACCCGCGACGCGGCGGGCCACTTCATCCGGATCGCCAACGAGCTCGACCCCCGCCTGCTCGCCGCCGCCGAGCGGCCGACCCTCGATGCGTCCACCCTGCAGGCGCAGCTGCAGAACGATCTCGACGCCTATTTCGGCGGGCGCGTCATCACGGTCGAACTCGACCCGGAAATGATCGCCAAGGCCGCGGCCGGCGCCTACCGGCTGCGGCTGCGCAGCGACGCACGCTATTCGATCCACGACCGCGAGCAGCTGCTGCAGCACGAAGCGTTCGTGCATTCGCTGACCGCGCTCAACGGCCGCGAACAGTCAGTGCTGCCGAGCATGGCGATGTCGTCGCCGCGCACCACCTGCACCCAGGAAGGCCTGGCGGTGTTCGCCGAGCAGATCACCGGCAGCATCGACATCGACCGCATGAAGCGCGTGAGCCTGCGCATCGAGGCGATCGCGCTCGCGCTGGCGGGCGCCGATTTCCTGCAGGTGTTCGATTATTTCCGCGACGAAGGCCAGGCGACGAACGAGAGCTTCGCATCCGCGCAGCGCGTGTTCCGCGGGGTGCCGCTGACCGGCGGCCATGCCTTCACCAAGGACGCGGTCTATCTGCGCGGCCTGATCGAGGTGCATACCTTCTTCCGCCAGTCGCTGGCGCGGCGGAAGTTGCCGCTGTGCCGGCAGTTGTTCGCCGGCAAGATGACCCTCGACGATGTCGTCCGGCTGTCGCCGCTGTTCGAGGCCGGCACGCTGGCGCCGCCGCGCTGGCTGCCACCGTGGCTGGAGCGCGCCGGTGGCCTGGCCGGGATGCTGGCTTTCTCGCTGTTCGCCAACCGGATCCGGCTCGACAAGCTGTAG
- a CDS encoding NADP-dependent malic enzyme yields MSNDEFRQAALDYHRSSPPGKITVSATKPMLTQRDLALAYSPGVAFACEEIVKDPNAASELTARGNLVAVISNGTAVLGLGDIGALAGKPVMEGKGVLFKKFAGIDVFDIEIDERDPDKLVEIIASLEPTFGGINLEDIKAPECFIVERKLRERMKIPVFHDDQHGTAIIVGAAIVNALEIAGKKIEEVKLATTGAGAAGIACLDMLVALGLRPENILAFDRDGVIHTGRPDLDPDKARYARDTPARALAEIVDGADVFLGLSAGGILKPEMVATMAPRPVILALANPYPEIMPEDARRIRPDAIIATGRSDFPNQVNNAVCFPYIFRGALDVGATGINEAMKLACVHAIAQLAKEEASDLGSAYGEEIPSFGAEYIIPRPFDARLLTIVAPAVAQAAMDSGIALRPIEDLRAYREKLGQFIHRTGLVMKPIYDRARSDRQRIVYAEGEEEVVLRAVQTVVDEGLATPVLIGRPDVIEMRIQRLGLRLVAGRDFELTNINDDPRFNDYWQHYHAMTARRGVTPESAKNLLRSRPSLIAAIMVDRGEADAMITGIVGRFHKKLGYVRSVLGLDPGLQSTSAMTGVVNDQGLWFFVDTHVQPDPTAEQIAESTIQAAYRLKLFGIEPKIALLSHSNFGSHDDPSARKMRAVREILVRRAPKLEFDGEMMGDTAWDESLRRRMLPDTTLSGRANLFVFPNIDAANITYNMIRMMTGGVALGPILMGVNKPAHILTPSATPRRVINMTAIAAVDAQIRKAQLLEG; encoded by the coding sequence ATGTCCAACGACGAGTTTCGCCAGGCCGCCCTCGACTACCATCGCTCGTCGCCGCCGGGGAAGATCACCGTCAGCGCGACCAAGCCGATGCTGACCCAGCGCGACCTGGCGCTCGCCTATTCGCCCGGCGTGGCCTTCGCCTGCGAGGAGATCGTCAAGGATCCCAACGCCGCCAGCGAGCTCACCGCGCGCGGCAACCTGGTCGCGGTGATCTCCAACGGCACCGCGGTGCTGGGCCTGGGCGACATCGGCGCGCTGGCCGGCAAGCCGGTCATGGAAGGCAAGGGCGTGCTGTTCAAGAAGTTCGCCGGCATCGACGTGTTCGACATCGAGATCGACGAGCGCGATCCCGACAAGCTCGTCGAGATCATCGCCTCGCTCGAACCGACCTTCGGCGGCATCAACCTCGAGGACATCAAGGCGCCCGAGTGCTTCATCGTCGAGCGCAAGCTGCGCGAGCGGATGAAGATTCCGGTGTTCCACGACGACCAGCACGGCACCGCGATCATCGTCGGCGCGGCGATCGTCAACGCGCTGGAGATCGCCGGCAAGAAGATCGAGGAGGTCAAGCTCGCGACCACCGGCGCCGGCGCCGCGGGCATCGCCTGTCTCGACATGCTGGTCGCGCTCGGCCTCAGGCCGGAGAACATCCTCGCCTTCGACCGCGACGGCGTGATCCACACCGGCCGGCCCGACCTCGATCCCGACAAGGCCCGGTACGCCCGCGACACACCCGCGCGCGCGCTGGCCGAGATCGTCGACGGTGCCGACGTGTTCCTCGGCCTGTCGGCCGGCGGCATCCTCAAGCCGGAAATGGTCGCCACCATGGCGCCGCGTCCGGTGATCCTGGCGCTGGCCAATCCGTATCCGGAGATCATGCCCGAGGACGCCAGGCGCATCCGCCCCGACGCGATCATCGCCACCGGCCGCTCGGACTTCCCCAACCAGGTCAACAACGCGGTCTGTTTCCCGTACATCTTCCGCGGCGCGCTCGATGTCGGCGCCACCGGCATCAACGAGGCAATGAAGCTCGCCTGCGTGCACGCGATCGCGCAGCTGGCCAAGGAAGAAGCCAGCGACCTGGGCAGCGCCTATGGCGAGGAAATCCCCAGCTTCGGCGCGGAGTACATCATTCCCCGTCCGTTCGACGCGCGACTGCTGACCATCGTCGCGCCGGCCGTGGCCCAGGCGGCAATGGACTCGGGCATTGCCCTGCGTCCGATCGAGGATCTGCGTGCGTATCGCGAGAAGCTCGGCCAGTTCATCCATCGCACGGGCCTGGTGATGAAGCCGATCTACGATCGCGCCCGCAGCGACCGCCAGCGCATCGTCTACGCCGAGGGCGAGGAGGAAGTGGTGCTGCGCGCGGTGCAGACCGTCGTCGACGAAGGCCTGGCCACGCCGGTGCTGATCGGCCGCCCCGACGTGATCGAGATGCGTATCCAGCGACTCGGCCTGCGCCTGGTCGCAGGCCGCGATTTCGAACTGACCAACATCAACGACGACCCGCGCTTCAACGACTACTGGCAGCACTATCACGCCATGACCGCGCGCCGTGGCGTCACGCCGGAGTCGGCCAAGAACCTGCTGCGCTCGCGTCCCTCGCTGATCGCCGCGATCATGGTCGACCGTGGCGAGGCCGACGCGATGATCACCGGCATCGTCGGCCGCTTCCACAAGAAGCTCGGCTACGTGCGCAGCGTGCTGGGCCTGGACCCCGGCCTGCAGAGCACCTCGGCGATGACCGGCGTGGTCAACGACCAGGGGCTGTGGTTCTTCGTCGACACCCACGTGCAGCCCGACCCGACCGCCGAGCAGATCGCCGAGAGCACCATCCAGGCCGCCTACCGGCTGAAGCTGTTCGGCATCGAGCCGAAGATCGCGCTGCTGTCGCACTCCAACTTCGGCAGCCACGACGACCCGAGCGCACGCAAGATGCGCGCCGTGCGGGAGATCCTCGTGCGCCGCGCGCCGAAGCTCGAGTTCGACGGCGAGATGATGGGCGACACCGCCTGGGACGAATCCCTGCGCCGGCGCATGCTGCCCGACACCACGCTCAGCGGCCGCGCCAACCTGTTCGTGTTCCCGAACATCGACGCCGCCAACATCACCTACAACATGATCCGCATGATGACCGGCGGCGTCGCGCTCGGTCCGATCCTGATGGGCGTCAACAAGCCCGCACACATCCTCACCCCGTCGGCCACTCCGCGCCGGGTGATCAACATGACCGCCATCGCCGCGGTGGACGCGCAGATCCGCAAGGCGCAGCTGCTGGAAGGCTGA
- a CDS encoding response regulator, whose translation MQGPAPLRVLIVDDSPDDAELTELALHDAGMDVECRRAYGEAGLADLLREFRPQLVLSDVNLPGFSGAQAMAMARTALPDVPVVFLTGSAIGVPGEELPVGDALVFKDELTLLPDIVRRLMAA comes from the coding sequence ATGCAAGGGCCGGCGCCGCTGCGGGTATTGATCGTCGACGACTCGCCCGACGACGCCGAGCTCACCGAACTCGCTCTGCACGATGCGGGCATGGACGTGGAGTGCCGGCGCGCTTACGGCGAAGCCGGCCTGGCCGACCTGCTGCGCGAATTCCGGCCGCAGCTGGTGCTCTCGGACGTCAACCTGCCCGGATTCTCCGGCGCCCAGGCCATGGCGATGGCGCGCACGGCCCTGCCGGATGTGCCGGTGGTGTTCCTCACCGGCTCGGCGATCGGCGTGCCGGGTGAAGAACTCCCGGTCGGCGACGCCCTGGTGTTCAAGGACGAGCTGACGCTGCTGCCGGACATCGTGCGGCGGCTGATGGCCGCATAG
- a CDS encoding response regulator, with protein sequence MSEIRTILLAEDSPHDAEMAIDALREAHLANPIVHVEDGVDALDYLLRRGKFEGRKNGDPAVLLLDIKMPRMDGLEVLKQLREHESLQHIPVVILSSSREESDLARSWDLGVNAYVVKPVDVDQFFDAVRTLGKFWAVLNETPVEE encoded by the coding sequence ATGAGCGAAATCCGCACCATCCTCCTCGCCGAGGACAGCCCGCACGATGCCGAGATGGCGATCGATGCCCTGCGCGAGGCGCATCTGGCCAATCCGATCGTGCACGTCGAGGACGGCGTGGACGCGCTGGACTACCTGCTGCGCCGGGGCAAGTTCGAAGGCCGCAAGAATGGCGATCCCGCGGTGCTGCTGCTCGACATCAAGATGCCGCGCATGGACGGCCTGGAAGTGCTCAAGCAGCTGCGCGAACACGAGTCGCTGCAGCACATCCCGGTGGTGATCCTGTCCTCGTCGCGCGAAGAGAGCGACCTGGCGCGCAGCTGGGACCTCGGCGTCAACGCCTACGTGGTCAAGCCGGTGGATGTGGACCAGTTCTTCGACGCGGTGCGCACGCTTGGCAAGTTCTGGGCCGTGCTCAACGAAACGCCCGTCGAAGAGTGA
- a CDS encoding sensor histidine kinase yields the protein MPNSAVLLPFSRWRMPVLGLLVALIVIGPFLIIRAATREAEQATADVVHTREVETLIHWVAADARSLEGAAVARSRGIDTPILTRRIEESRDRVMPNLDLVVELTRDNPAQQVRLGALRSALEQRLERIDAVLRAGPAATNRQIDDMIMLNTIQQQVQEIIEAEETLLAERQNAAARASQQATLASWTAMIVQLLLLLGTGYFAVRQQSGRVEAERQASQASGRAAAVLDSVREPIVLIDAEQRVVMHNAAFSELYAVDEQVRGRKLADIGDGAWNDADTLRRLHDVLARGRELWDYRLTQPTVDGAERTMLLNARRMPLPDRDDAVALITASDITAQTISERQIRELNRQLEGKVEQVSDVNRELEAFSYSVSHDLRAPLRHIAGFADKLGRHLGDQADDKTRHYLGVIGSSAKRMSALIDDLLVYSRLGRNAMRLQSVDLQSMVADTRAMLDSNAHAENPQHRIEWSVAPLPIVVGDENMLRQVWLNLLGNAVKYSSGVEPARIQVECKRLDEGGYEFLIRDNGAGFDMQYAGKLFGVFQRLHSATEFPGTGVGLASVRRVLGRHGGRIWAESAVGQGATFHFTLPASAHDAGVSSKPGKILT from the coding sequence ATGCCGAACTCCGCTGTGCTCCTGCCTTTCAGCCGCTGGCGCATGCCCGTGCTCGGGCTGCTGGTCGCGTTGATCGTGATCGGCCCGTTCCTGATCATCCGCGCCGCCACCCGAGAAGCCGAGCAAGCCACGGCCGACGTGGTGCACACCCGCGAGGTCGAGACCCTGATCCACTGGGTGGCGGCGGATGCACGCAGCCTGGAAGGCGCAGCCGTTGCCCGCAGCCGGGGGATCGACACCCCCATCCTCACCCGGCGCATCGAGGAGTCCCGCGACCGGGTGATGCCCAACCTCGATCTCGTGGTAGAGCTGACTCGCGACAATCCGGCGCAGCAGGTGCGCCTGGGCGCGCTGCGCAGCGCGCTGGAGCAGCGGCTGGAGCGGATCGACGCGGTGCTGCGCGCGGGTCCGGCGGCCACCAACCGCCAGATCGACGACATGATCATGCTCAATACGATCCAGCAGCAGGTGCAGGAGATCATCGAGGCGGAGGAAACGCTGCTCGCGGAGCGCCAGAACGCGGCCGCCCGCGCCTCGCAGCAGGCCACTCTCGCCAGCTGGACGGCGATGATCGTGCAGTTGCTGCTGCTGCTGGGAACCGGCTATTTCGCGGTGCGCCAGCAGTCGGGGCGCGTGGAGGCCGAACGCCAGGCCAGCCAGGCCAGTGGCCGGGCGGCGGCGGTGCTCGACAGCGTGCGCGAGCCGATCGTGCTGATCGATGCCGAGCAGCGCGTGGTGATGCACAACGCCGCGTTCTCCGAGCTCTACGCGGTGGACGAGCAGGTCCGCGGACGCAAGCTGGCCGACATCGGCGATGGCGCGTGGAACGACGCCGACACCCTGCGCCGACTGCATGACGTGCTGGCACGCGGCCGCGAGCTGTGGGACTACCGGCTCACCCAGCCCACCGTCGACGGTGCGGAGCGCACCATGCTGCTCAACGCGCGGCGCATGCCGCTGCCCGACCGCGACGATGCGGTGGCCCTGATCACCGCGTCCGACATCACCGCCCAGACCATCAGCGAACGCCAGATCCGCGAGCTCAACCGCCAGTTGGAAGGCAAGGTGGAGCAGGTTTCGGACGTGAACCGCGAGCTGGAGGCCTTCAGCTACTCGGTCTCCCACGACCTGCGCGCGCCGCTGCGCCATATCGCCGGGTTCGCCGACAAGCTGGGCCGGCACCTGGGCGACCAGGCGGACGACAAGACCCGGCACTACCTGGGCGTCATCGGCTCCTCGGCCAAGCGCATGTCCGCGCTGATCGACGATCTTCTGGTGTATTCGCGCCTGGGCCGCAACGCCATGCGCCTGCAGAGCGTGGACCTGCAGTCGATGGTCGCCGACACCCGCGCGATGCTCGACAGCAACGCGCACGCCGAGAATCCCCAGCACCGCATCGAATGGTCGGTGGCGCCGCTGCCGATCGTCGTCGGCGACGAGAACATGCTGCGCCAGGTGTGGCTCAACCTGCTGGGGAATGCGGTCAAGTACAGCAGCGGCGTCGAGCCGGCGCGCATCCAGGTGGAGTGCAAGCGTCTCGATGAGGGCGGCTACGAGTTCCTGATCCGCGACAACGGCGCCGGCTTCGACATGCAGTACGCCGGCAAGCTGTTCGGCGTGTTCCAGCGCCTGCACTCGGCCACCGAGTTCCCCGGCACCGGTGTGGGCCTGGCCAGCGTGCGGCGCGTTCTGGGACGCCATGGCGGCCGTATCTGGGCCGAATCCGCCGTGGGCCAGGGCGCCACGTTCCACTTCACCCTGCCTGCGTCCGCGCATGACGCCGGCGTCTCTTCCAAACCCGGAAAAATCCTGACATGA
- the aceE gene encoding pyruvate dehydrogenase (acetyl-transferring), homodimeric type, translated as MNWLNDVLQNDPDPTESREWVESLKAVIDAGGPERAHQLLESMVELTRRAGAHLPFAPTTEYVNTIPAHLEPKMPGNAELEWRIRSIIRWNAMAMVVRANRKPGDLGGHIASFASSATLYDVGFNHFFRAPSADHPGDVVATQGHSSPGIYARSFLEGRFTQDQLEHFRMEVDGQGISSYPHPWLMPDYWQVPTVSMGLGPIAAIYQARYWKYLEARGLMPKSDRKVWCFMGDGETDEPESLGAISVAGREGLDNLVFVINCNLQRLDGPVRGNGKIIQELEGGFRGAGWNVVKTIWGSYWDPLLAKDKDGMLKKLMMETVDGEYQNCKAFGGAYTREHFFGKYPETANLVANLSDDDIWRLNRGGHDPHKVFAAYQNAMDTKGQPTVILAKTVKGYGLGSAGEALNPTHNTKKLDDEAVRTFRDRFKIPVSDAALKDGEIPFYHPGKDSEEVQYMLERRQALGGFLPQRRRKSTESLKAPELKVFDRLMQDTGERSISTTMAFVQSLSIILRDKQVGPRVVPIVADEARTFGMEGLFRQLGIYAPQGQKYKPVDRDQLSYYREDAAGQVLEEGITEAGAFASWMAAATSYSTNDVQMLPFYIYYSMFGFQRIGDSAWQAADMRARGFLLGATAGRTTLNGEGLQHEDGHSHLLAGAIPNCRAYDPTFAGEVAVILHYGMQRMLDQQEDEFFYLTLMNENYSHPALPEGAAEGVIKGMYLLKDAGKPKKGELRVQLLGSGTILREAIAAAELLDKDFGVTADIWSCPSFTELRRDGWDAERWNRFNPEAKIPRKAYVTQLLEGRQGPVIAATDYVRAFADQIRAFVPATYTVLGTDGFGRSDTRANLRRHFEVDRYYIAQAAIEGLMKDGKMTGKDVARAIKLYKIDPEKVNPVGV; from the coding sequence ATGAATTGGCTGAACGACGTCCTGCAGAACGACCCCGATCCGACCGAAAGCCGTGAGTGGGTCGAGTCGCTCAAAGCGGTCATTGACGCAGGCGGTCCCGAGCGCGCCCATCAGCTGCTGGAGAGCATGGTCGAGCTGACGCGCCGCGCCGGTGCGCATCTGCCGTTCGCGCCGACCACCGAATACGTCAACACCATCCCGGCCCATCTCGAGCCGAAGATGCCCGGCAACGCCGAGCTCGAATGGCGCATCCGCTCGATCATCCGCTGGAACGCGATGGCGATGGTGGTGCGCGCCAACCGCAAGCCGGGTGACCTGGGCGGCCACATCGCCAGCTTCGCCTCCTCGGCCACGCTGTACGACGTGGGCTTCAACCACTTCTTCCGCGCGCCGTCGGCCGATCATCCGGGCGACGTCGTCGCAACCCAGGGCCACAGCTCGCCGGGCATCTACGCCCGCTCGTTCCTCGAAGGCCGCTTCACGCAGGACCAGCTCGAGCACTTCCGCATGGAAGTCGACGGCCAGGGCATCTCGTCGTATCCGCACCCCTGGCTGATGCCCGATTACTGGCAGGTGCCCACGGTCTCGATGGGCCTGGGCCCGATCGCCGCCATCTACCAGGCGCGCTACTGGAAGTACCTCGAAGCGCGCGGCCTGATGCCCAAGTCCGACCGCAAGGTGTGGTGCTTCATGGGCGACGGCGAGACCGACGAGCCCGAAAGCCTCGGCGCGATCTCGGTTGCCGGCCGTGAGGGCCTCGACAACCTGGTCTTCGTCATCAACTGCAACCTGCAGCGCCTCGACGGCCCGGTGCGCGGCAACGGCAAGATCATCCAGGAACTCGAAGGTGGCTTCCGCGGCGCCGGCTGGAACGTGGTCAAGACCATCTGGGGCAGCTACTGGGATCCGCTCCTGGCGAAAGACAAGGACGGCATGCTCAAGAAACTGATGATGGAGACCGTCGACGGCGAGTACCAGAACTGCAAGGCCTTCGGCGGCGCGTACACGCGCGAGCACTTCTTCGGCAAATACCCGGAAACCGCCAACCTCGTCGCCAACCTCAGCGACGACGACATCTGGCGCCTCAACCGCGGCGGCCACGATCCGCACAAGGTGTTCGCCGCCTACCAGAACGCGATGGACACCAAGGGCCAGCCCACGGTCATCCTCGCCAAGACGGTCAAGGGCTATGGCTTGGGCAGCGCCGGTGAAGCGCTCAACCCCACCCACAACACCAAGAAGCTCGACGACGAGGCCGTGCGCACCTTCCGCGACCGCTTCAAGATTCCGGTCAGCGACGCGGCGCTCAAGGACGGCGAGATTCCGTTCTATCACCCGGGCAAGGATTCCGAGGAAGTGCAGTACATGCTCGAGCGCCGCCAGGCGCTGGGCGGCTTCCTGCCGCAGCGCCGCCGCAAGAGCACCGAGTCGCTCAAGGCGCCCGAGCTCAAGGTGTTCGACCGCCTGATGCAGGACACCGGCGAGCGCAGCATCAGCACCACCATGGCCTTCGTGCAGTCGCTCTCGATCATCCTGCGCGACAAGCAGGTGGGCCCGCGCGTGGTGCCGATCGTCGCCGACGAGGCCCGCACCTTCGGCATGGAAGGCTTGTTCCGCCAGCTGGGCATCTACGCCCCGCAGGGCCAGAAGTACAAGCCGGTCGACCGTGACCAGCTCTCGTACTACCGCGAGGACGCGGCCGGCCAGGTGCTGGAAGAAGGCATCACCGAAGCCGGCGCCTTCGCCAGCTGGATGGCGGCGGCGACGAGCTACAGCACCAACGACGTGCAGATGCTGCCGTTCTACATCTACTACTCGATGTTCGGCTTCCAGCGCATCGGCGACTCCGCCTGGCAGGCCGCCGACATGCGCGCCCGCGGCTTCCTGCTCGGCGCCACAGCGGGGCGCACCACGCTCAACGGCGAAGGCCTGCAGCACGAAGACGGCCACAGCCACCTGCTGGCCGGCGCCATCCCCAACTGTCGCGCCTACGACCCCACCTTCGCCGGCGAAGTGGCCGTGATCCTGCACTACGGCATGCAGCGCATGCTCGACCAGCAGGAAGACGAGTTCTTCTATCTCACCCTGATGAACGAGAACTACAGCCACCCGGCGCTGCCAGAGGGCGCGGCCGAGGGCGTCATCAAGGGCATGTACCTGCTCAAGGATGCCGGCAAGCCCAAGAAGGGCGAGCTGCGCGTGCAACTGCTGGGCTCGGGCACCATCCTGCGCGAGGCCATCGCCGCCGCCGAGCTGCTGGACAAGGACTTCGGCGTGACCGCCGACATCTGGTCCTGCCCCAGCTTCACCGAGCTGCGCCGTGATGGTTGGGACGCCGAGCGCTGGAACCGCTTCAACCCCGAAGCCAAGATCCCGCGCAAGGCCTACGTCACCCAGCTGCTCGAAGGCCGCCAGGGCCCGGTCATCGCCGCGACGGATTATGTGCGCGCGTTCGCCGACCAGATCCGCGCCTTCGTCCCGGCCACGTACACCGTGCTCGGCACCGACGGCTTCGGCCGCTCGGATACCCGCGCCAACCTGCGCCGTCACTTCGAGGTCGATCGTTACTACATCGCCCAGGCGGCGATCGAGGGGCTGATGAAGGACGGCAAGATGACCGGCAAGGATGTCGCCCGGGCGATCAAGTTGTACAAGATCGATCCGGAGAAGGTGAATCCGGTTGGGGTTTGA
- a CDS encoding ATP-binding protein produces the protein MPTRTERGGPFPTTVSAAPNKDFFVHMLVRDIELGDAILDLLDNCVDGIVRSVGESLKKDKPYAKYYAEITLSPKKFEIRDNCGGIPLELAKTKAFHMGRPPEHREDAATVGMYGIGMKRAIFKIGQRCEVMSKNKNDAFEVEITKKWLSEAENWDLPIRRLDPNEVTIDGTTISIDDLKPEVARKFDESKDAFVSDFRTFVSQHYALILQKGFRVKVNGVKVDPVSFELLGAPSVLTKKSGPRLTPYLFQGDIGGVDVTVAVGLYRRLPDEDEVEAEKEERASKDDAGWTIVCNDRIVIYKDKSRLTGWGEAGVPSYHGQFIAITGIVILHSKDLWKLPLTTTKRGIDQSSDTYAIVKDYMREGTKYFTKFTNKWKKFPDEVKKIYKSSELMPLDSIIESIPPSARTVVRATSKGVNSATRYAPDLPQPVAGSLDARVSFVRPKSSISILGEALFDDPDAKPADVGAACFDRVLRDIEDVK, from the coding sequence ATGCCTACAAGGACTGAACGCGGCGGGCCATTCCCTACCACCGTAAGCGCGGCGCCAAACAAAGATTTCTTCGTTCACATGCTCGTCCGAGACATCGAATTGGGCGACGCGATCCTCGATCTCTTAGACAACTGCGTCGATGGGATCGTCAGGAGTGTTGGCGAAAGCCTGAAGAAAGATAAGCCTTACGCTAAGTATTACGCCGAAATTACTCTTTCGCCCAAAAAGTTCGAGATCCGTGACAACTGCGGCGGCATACCGCTGGAGTTGGCAAAAACCAAGGCATTCCACATGGGGCGGCCCCCAGAGCATCGAGAAGATGCTGCTACCGTCGGAATGTATGGAATAGGCATGAAAAGGGCGATCTTTAAGATCGGCCAGCGATGCGAAGTAATGTCAAAGAACAAAAATGACGCCTTTGAAGTTGAGATAACTAAGAAATGGCTTTCAGAGGCAGAAAACTGGGATCTTCCCATTCGTCGCCTTGACCCGAATGAGGTGACGATCGATGGAACCACCATCAGCATCGATGATCTAAAGCCTGAAGTGGCTAGGAAGTTTGACGAGAGCAAGGATGCGTTTGTAAGCGACTTCAGGACATTTGTGTCTCAGCATTACGCCCTGATCTTGCAAAAAGGTTTTCGCGTCAAAGTGAACGGGGTCAAGGTGGATCCAGTTTCCTTCGAGCTCCTGGGTGCTCCGTCTGTGCTAACCAAGAAAAGCGGGCCAAGACTGACGCCGTATCTTTTTCAAGGTGACATAGGAGGCGTCGACGTAACTGTGGCTGTAGGCCTCTATAGAAGGCTTCCAGACGAAGATGAAGTCGAGGCTGAGAAGGAGGAGAGGGCTAGTAAGGATGATGCCGGCTGGACAATTGTTTGTAACGACAGAATCGTCATTTACAAAGATAAAAGCAGGCTAACGGGATGGGGCGAAGCGGGTGTGCCGAGCTATCACGGTCAATTTATTGCAATTACCGGGATAGTAATTCTACATTCGAAGGACCTCTGGAAGCTCCCTCTCACAACGACAAAACGTGGAATAGATCAGTCATCAGACACATACGCGATAGTCAAGGACTATATGCGTGAGGGGACTAAATATTTCACTAAGTTCACTAACAAGTGGAAAAAATTCCCGGACGAAGTGAAGAAAATATATAAGTCTTCGGAGTTGATGCCTCTTGACTCGATAATTGAGAGCATTCCGCCTTCTGCGAGGACTGTGGTTCGCGCTACTTCCAAAGGCGTCAATTCAGCTACTCGTTACGCTCCTGATTTGCCCCAGCCTGTAGCTGGGAGTCTAGATGCGCGAGTTTCATTCGTTAGACCTAAGTCCTCTATTTCTATTCTCGGAGAAGCGTTGTTCGACGATCCCGATGCGAAGCCTGCGGACGTGGGGGCTGCCTGCTTTGATCGTGTTCTTAGAGATATCGAGGATGTGAAATGA